DNA from Nitrospirota bacterium:
AACTTACCAGTTGTTCCTAATTTCGTCAAACCCTACAAGTGGATTTAACTCTGATTGTTCGCCTTTATCCGCAAGTTTCAAATATGATGCTCTTGGCAGAAGAATAGAGAAGACTGTTAATGGAAGGACGATAAATTATTTGTATGACGGATTAGATATAGTGCAGGAAATTGAGAGTGGAACGGTTACAGTGAATTACATCCGCACCTTGAACATAGATGAACCTTTGGTAAGAATCAAATCTGATGGAACAGTCAGGTATTATCAACAAGATGCTCTTGGTAGTGTGATTGCTTTGACTGATGAGAGCGGCACAATCAAGACAACATATTCTTATGATCCATTTGGCAATGTCACTGTTTCAGGCGAAGCATCAGATAATCCTTTCCAATTTGCTGGAAGAGAGAATGATGGAACAGGTCTTTTATTTGAGAGAAACAGATATGACAGTCTTGAACTGCAAAGATACATCTCTCAAGACCCCATCGGACTTGCTGGCGGGGATGTGAACTTTTATGTTAGGGTTTGGAACGATCCTGTAAATTGGGTTGATCCTGAAGGATTGAAAGGCTCCGGTGGAAAGGGAAAGGGTATAATCGACGGCATAGGCAATCTTCCCGGTTTCAATATGGGTGCTGAACCAGGACAGGTATACGGGACAAAACACGTGTGCGCTGCGTGGGAGTGTAAGGATAAATGCGGAAAAATATCGTATGCTTACAGCGATGCCGTTTTACATTCACCTGACACAGTTTGCAGGTGTGTGAGATATTATGATACTGGTGAGTTAATAAAGTATTAAAGAATGGTCACATGCTGATTCTTTGAAATTAGGAAGTTGGTTTTTCCCTTGGACGGTTTTATTGTTTTAATAAGGGAGGATTGATTGGAATATATTTACTCTATAATAAAACGATTATTCTTATGGATTCTATTGATTCTATCAGGGATGCTTGGCAGCTTCTTATTTTATATTTGTTATGACTTCTCAAATAAATTGCTATGGTCTCGGAATTTAAGTCGTCTTATCCAGCATCTCCTAACATGGATAAATCCAAGAACAGAGTTCCAGCATTTTATTTTCTTTGTAAGCTTAAATATTGTTGTTGCTTTCACCTCGTCATTGCCCGGTTCAGTCTTATGTGGATTACTACTGGTTAGATTATTCAGGGACAGGGCAATGCTTTATGGGGTGGGGTTTGTCTGCATTTATTTATTATTAACCTTTCATTACCGGCGCCTTGTCGACGCCCCCGATTTAAGCCTTCAAGTAAGTGTTCTTATTATGCCTATAGTTGCAAGTCTTACTCTTCTTCTGAGTATTTTGATAATAAGAAAATATTCGTTGCTTTTCCCTGCTGAAAAACTAGGCATAAATAGTAGGCATAAATAGGGACACATGTTAATGCTCACTAAATAGGTAACTCTTTTGGTACGATAAAAAACTAAAGGAGGCCCTAATGCAATATTCAAGTCAGGTTATAGTAAAGCGCTGGATTCCAATCCTTAAGGAGTATGAGCGAACCAAAGCTAAAGTTAATCCTCGCCCCTTTAAATTTGTAAAAAACCTATGCGATGCACACCACATATCGAGGAAGGCACTTGGTCGCTATTACCGCAAATGGATTCAAGGCAATAAATTAGATGAAGCTCTCTTGCCAAACAAAAGAGGAGTGCGTCCCGGTTCAAGGAGGACACCTAAAGAAGTAGAGCGAAACATAATCAAAGCTTACAGGAGATTCGGCTCAAACAGATATGAACTTGTTCTTCTTTTTAAGCCTTACTATCTGGATAAAACGCCTTCTCCTGCGACAATGGACAGAATAAAGGCGCGTTATCCTCTGAATGAGGCGCAGAAGCAAATAATAAAGCGTTACGAAAAACAGTCGCCTGGAGAGCTTGCCCATATAGATATGACCAAGATTCCAAAGGATATAAGATGCTCTTTTAAAATCAAAGAACTCTATGTTGCTGCCTTGTGCGATGATTGCACAAGGCTTACCTATGCTGAAAAGACAAGGAAGAAAAGGGGACGGTTCTATTTAAAAGAGAAATATGAGAAATCTGTCAACACAGAGTAAATATCTAATACTCCGCTATCTGCTGATTCGGAGGATTATTCTATTTTTAGCCCTCTATGAATATCTGAAAAGACTAACTGAAGCTACTAGCCCATGGGGAAGTATTAATTACGCCTATGACCCTGTCGGCAATAGAGCCAACACAACAGCAGATGCATCCAACAGACTTCTTGAGAATGCAATATATACCTACGCCTATGACAACAACGGAAACCTCATTACAAAGACAAAAAAGGCTACAGGAGAGATAACCAGATACTACTGGGACTATGAAAACAGGCTTGTGAGGGCAGCGGCAAATTTTTTATCAAGACTCAGATTCTGGAAAAAAGTTAAAACAGTTTTGTTTTTCATGCAGAAACCGCTCTGTTTCTGCCTGTCCTTTTTGCCTCATCCGCCGCATGAAGCGCTTCCTCTGCGCTGTCTCATCCACCTCTGTTTACCGCAAGGGAAATATGCTCTAAATCATTGAGGATATTCTCTATCTGGAAAGGTTTGTTTATGCATCTCAAAACACCCTGCTCCATAACATCATTCAGAATACCTTCAGAGAGATATGATGAGATAACTATTACAGGGGTAACTATTCCCAATTCCTTAATCTTTCTCACGAGTTCAGCGCCGCTTATATCGGGTAGTTTTAGATCAGTAATAACCACATCATACTGGTTTTCCATAATCTTCTGAAGGGCGTCATTACCGGTATAAACACAGCACACAGAATGCCCGGCATGTTTTTCGAATGCCCTCTTCAATGACCAGCAGATAAGTTCTTCGTCATCCACAACCAATATTCTCATTGCGCCGCCCTTCACTTTATATGACAGGTAAGACATAGAGCGCTTCCTGAATTAGACTTTCTCAAAAATGGAGAGACACCAGGATCGTGGACATTGTGGCAGGAAGGACACTCTACTTTGCCACTATAGAATTTTAAGCCGCCACCTTCAACAGTTGAGGCGACGTTGAATTGTGATGATGAAGGATAAGTCATTGAGATTGGATGGTCCTTTGATAAGTCTGTCCCTAAATAGGTAGCACGTGAATCATGAGAAGCGCCGCCGGTGTGACACTCTCCACAATTATTAGCACCTTCCTTCATTTGATAATGAAAGGATGCAGCATTCTGTCCATACCATGGGCCTCCTGTGTTATAGCCTGCACCAGGGGCGTTAATAATAGCGTCAGCAGCAAGCACTCCATCATGGCAGCTTAGACAGGCACGGGAAACGCCGCTTGGAGGATTTGATGGTGAAGTCTGCATTGTAGGGCTACCGTATACGGTATAAGTTGCAGTATATGCAGACCTGTTCCACAGTGGAGCTCCGCTGTACATGCTATTAGTATTTGCCGCATGAGGAGTATGGCAATAAACACAAACTTCGCCGTAATTATTAAGAGTCTGCTTCATAAGGCCGCTGCCAACGTCGTATGCGTGTTTAAGGTCGTGTTTTGAACCTACAATGGTCGCACCGTATGCCCACACTGTGATCATGAATAATATCAGAACAACAAGAATCAAAACTGTCATTCTCAATTTCCTCTGCATTTTACACTCTCCTTCTGAAGTTTCCTCCTTCGGTAACCCGGCCGTCTTCTCTTTTTGAAGACCCGTTGCTTTCCGCCCCATTCTCACGAAAGGTTTGGCTTTATCGGGAGAACTATAAAATTCTAACTATCAGATATGCAAAAACTATTCCCACTAAAAGACAGGTAAAATACTACCCTTACCTGTCTTCATTGTGGGATTTCACTCACGAGGTGCGCTAAATTAAGCAAAAATTTACATAACTGGCATGTCTGTTCTTATTTTATATGGCATGTATAACACAATGCACTCCCTGAGTTAGATTTCCTGAGAAAAGCCCCTCTGCTCGGGTCATGGGGGTCATGACAGGAAACGCATTCAACCCTGCCACTATCTAACTTCACATCACTCCATCCCTTCTGTGTGTCAGGTGGTGTGTTAAAAGCAGGATCCTGTATAGTTGTAGGATATGTATTGGAGATAGGATGATGCGCATTAAGGTTTAAAGGTTGTGTTGGGTTATCCCCGAAAAGACGCAAATTATTATCCGTAGTCCAATGACATCTATCACAATTGGGGTTTGATGTTGTATCAGGTATACTGCCCGCACCCGGGCCATTAATTAAATCATGCATTTTATTATTTGCATTTACGCCGTCATGGCAGCTAAAACATACAAGGGAACGAGGATTAGGAGTAGCAGGGCATGTGGTGTTCATCGTGGGGCTTGAATAAGGTGTAAAGGTGTTTGTTGTA
Protein-coding regions in this window:
- a CDS encoding RHS repeat protein — encoded protein: MRNLSTQSKYLILRYLLIRRIILFLALYEYLKRLTEATSPWGSINYAYDPVGNRANTTADASNRLLENAIYTYAYDNNGNLITKTKKATGEITRYYWDYENRLVRAAANFLSRLRFWKKVKTVLFFMQKPLCFCLSFLPHPPHEALPLRCLIHLCLPQGKYALNH
- a CDS encoding response regulator codes for the protein MSYLSYKVKGGAMRILVVDDEELICWSLKRAFEKHAGHSVCCVYTGNDALQKIMENQYDVVITDLKLPDISGAELVRKIKELGIVTPVIVISSYLSEGILNDVMEQGVLRCINKPFQIENILNDLEHISLAVNRGG
- a CDS encoding cytochrome c3 family protein: MKINAKLIFLIIFLMPMIAVLAYGASIVGSKHDISTAGEEICVFCHTPHFSNTALKPLWNRQTTTNTFTPYSSPTMNTTCPATPNPRSLVCFSCHDGVNANNKMHDLINGPGAGSIPDTTSNPNCDRCHWTTDNNLRLFGDNPTQPLNLNAHHPISNTYPTTIQDPAFNTPPDTQKGWSDVKLDSGRVECVSCHDPHDPSRGAFLRKSNSGSALCYTCHIK